From the Anopheles coustani chromosome X, idAnoCousDA_361_x.2, whole genome shotgun sequence genome, one window contains:
- the LOC131269091 gene encoding uncharacterized Golgi apparatus membrane protein-like protein CG5021 isoform X1 produces the protein MASAMHFPMEEAVLFGDEDELNRQDGVVKKISHPYVAFFHIVFRSAAIATYLFCGWFSDSFVTSFVFVTLLLSADFWTVKNITGRLLAGLRWWNYVDDDGTSHWIFESKKCENYAAVLNPHEIRIFWMGLVICPVFWALFFVVALFSLKLKWMLLVLIALALNGANLYGYVKCNFGANAKLTTTTSDFVKSQVLKNAVNLMNLQSNSSNENQSGTTRLSNVI, from the exons ATGGCATCTGCTATG CATTTCCCAATGGAGGAAGCTGTCTTGTTCGGGGACGAAGATGAGCTGAACAGGCAAGATGGCGTTGTCAAAAAAATATC GCATCCTTACGTTGCCTTTTTTCATATTGTCTTCCGGTCAGCCGCAATAGCAACGTATTTATTCTGCGGTTGGTTCAGCGATAGCTTCGTCACAAGCTTCGTTTTCGTGACGTTGCTGTTATCTGCGGATTTTTGGACGGTAAAGAATATCACCGGGCGcttgctggctggcctccgcTGGTGGAACTACGTGGACGACGACGGAACTTCTCATTGGATTTTCGAATCAAAGAAATGTGAAAACTACGCTGCTGTTCTCAATCCACACGAGATTAGAATCTTTTGGATGGGGCTTGTGATTTGCCCGGTGTTTTGggcattattttttgttgtggcTCTATTTAGCCTCAAATTAAAGTGGATG CTCTTAGTGTTGATAGCGCTTGCGTTAAATGGGGCGAACCTGTATGGTTATGTAAAATGCAACTTTGGTGCTAATGCAAAATTAACTACAACTACTTCAGATTTCGTCAAAAGCCAAGTGTTAAAAAATGCAGTAAACCTGATGAATTTGCAGAGCAACAGTAGCAACGAAAATCAGTCTGGTACAACTAGATTAAGTAATGTAATCTAA
- the LOC131269091 gene encoding uncharacterized Golgi apparatus membrane protein-like protein CG5021 isoform X2, whose amino-acid sequence MALSKKYPAIATYLFCGWFSDSFVTSFVFVTLLLSADFWTVKNITGRLLAGLRWWNYVDDDGTSHWIFESKKCENYAAVLNPHEIRIFWMGLVICPVFWALFFVVALFSLKLKWMLLVLIALALNGANLYGYVKCNFGANAKLTTTTSDFVKSQVLKNAVNLMNLQSNSSNENQSGTTRLSNVI is encoded by the exons ATGGCGTTGTCAAAAAAATATC CCGCAATAGCAACGTATTTATTCTGCGGTTGGTTCAGCGATAGCTTCGTCACAAGCTTCGTTTTCGTGACGTTGCTGTTATCTGCGGATTTTTGGACGGTAAAGAATATCACCGGGCGcttgctggctggcctccgcTGGTGGAACTACGTGGACGACGACGGAACTTCTCATTGGATTTTCGAATCAAAGAAATGTGAAAACTACGCTGCTGTTCTCAATCCACACGAGATTAGAATCTTTTGGATGGGGCTTGTGATTTGCCCGGTGTTTTGggcattattttttgttgtggcTCTATTTAGCCTCAAATTAAAGTGGATG CTCTTAGTGTTGATAGCGCTTGCGTTAAATGGGGCGAACCTGTATGGTTATGTAAAATGCAACTTTGGTGCTAATGCAAAATTAACTACAACTACTTCAGATTTCGTCAAAAGCCAAGTGTTAAAAAATGCAGTAAACCTGATGAATTTGCAGAGCAACAGTAGCAACGAAAATCAGTCTGGTACAACTAGATTAAGTAATGTAATCTAA
- the LOC131269111 gene encoding putative fatty acyl-CoA reductase CG5065 yields the protein MHTFSNHPIGLLPVEQNFDPSKPSIRDFFAGRDIFITGGTGFMGKVLIEKLLRSCSELNNIFILIREKKQKTIDERVKEIQQLPLFEKLRKEAPDVLNKMVPVHGDVSLLGLGLSESDVDRMHNVSVIFHVAASVRFDDPLKTAILLNTRGTRELVRFSEKLTNLRVLMHVSSTYSNPDRYVIDEEVYPAYANWRDTIRIAETFDEETLDVLAPKYMGFLPNTYVFTKSLAEQIVNEHKDRLPMILFRPSIVISSMKDPIPGWMDNFNGPVGLLVGCGIGLCRTMYCDPNNIADFTPVDVCIKAMIVAAWKRGTEPLYSTSTDLPIYNCCISNLRNSTMSQIVELGRSLSDEIPLDRCIWAPGGGITQVRLYNLIRVLLYHILPAIFIDGIFRLMGQKPFLAKLQRKIYTANVALEYFILNNWDFKNSNFIELASEIKPEDNKDFYYRDFIEFDVTLYFRNCILGARRYLLKEKDENIPKALAHLKRMKLLDKVCKTIIVASFLYIILIQFDLLGIILYLFSYRPFYALDLDCK from the exons ATGCATACTTTCTCGAATCATCCTATCGGTTTGCTGCCTGTAGAGCAAAACTTTGATCCCAGCAAACCATCGATAAGAGATTTTTTTGCTGGACGAGATATTTTTATAACTGGCGGTACCGGATTTATGGGTAAAGTACTGATTGAGAAGCTATTGCGTTCGTGCTCGGAGCTCAACAACATCTTTATTTTGAtacgcgaaaaaaaacaaaagacgaTTGACGAACGCGTGAAGGAAATTCAACAATTGCCG CTATTCGAAAAACTACGTAAAGAAGCGCCTGATGTGCTTAACAAAATGGTACCTGTGCATGGTGATGTTTCGCTTCTTGGCCTCGGGCTTAGCGAGAGTGATGTTGATCGTATGCACAATGTGTCAGTCATCTTTCACGTCGCCGCCAGTGTGCGCTTTGATGATCCACTTAAGACTGCTATCCTGCTAAACACTCGAGGCACTCGTGAGCTGGTTCGCTTCTCAGAAAAATTGACCAATCTTCGGGTCCTGATGCACGTATCTTCCACCTACTCAAATCCGGATCGGTATGTGATAGACGAAGAG GTATATCCAGCATATGCAAACTGGCGCGATACAATACGTAtagcggaaacgtttgacGAGGAAACGCTTGACGTACTGGCCCCAAAATATATGGGGTTTCTACCGAATACATACGTCTTCACGAAAAGCCTTGCGGAGCAGATTGTAAATGAACACAAGGATCGTTTGCCAATGATTCTTTTTCGACCGTCAATCGTTATATCTTCGATGAAAGACCCCATCCCGGGCTGGATGGATAACTTTAATGGGCCAGTCGGGCTGCTCGTTGGGTGCGGCATTGGTCTTTGCCGCACAATGTATTGCGACCCAAACAATATTGCCGACTTTACACCCGTCGACGTGTGCATTAAAGCAATGATTGTCGCCGCTTGGAAACGAGGTACCGAACCCCTTTATAG tacATCAACGGACCTGCCAATCTACAACTGTTGCATTTCGAATCTTCGTAACTCAACCATGTCACAGATAGTGGAATTGGGTCGCTCTCTGTCCGATGAGATTCCTTTAGACAGGTGCATTTGGGCTCCTGGCGGAGGCATAACACAAGTTCGACTCTACAATCTTATACGTGTCCTATTGTATCATATATTACCTGCAATTTTCATTGATGGAATATTTCGGTTGATGGGACAAAAGCCATT cTTAGCCAAATTACAACGTAAAATATATACAGCAAACGTGGCTCTGGAATACTTTATTTTGAATAACTGGGATTTCAAAAACAGTAATTTCATCGAACTTGCTTCAGAAATAAAACCAGAGGATAA CAAAGATTTTTACTATCGTGACTTCATAGAGTTTGACGTTACGTTGTATTTTCGAAATTGCATTCTAGGAGCTCGGAGATACTTGTTGAAAGAGAAAGATGAGAATATACCGAAGGCACTTGCGCACCTGAAGAGAATGAAGTTGCTTGACAAAGTTTGCAAAACGATAATCGTTGCATCCTTTTTGTATATAATTCTTATTCAGTTTGATCTTCTAGGTATAATTCTATATCTTTTTTCCTACAGACCGTTTTATGCCCTGGACTTAGATTGTAAATAA